One region of Polyodon spathula isolate WHYD16114869_AA chromosome 25, ASM1765450v1, whole genome shotgun sequence genomic DNA includes:
- the LOC121300114 gene encoding protein kinase C and casein kinase substrate in neurons protein 1-like — translation MSGSYDECAGFDEATDSFWEVGNYKRAVKRIDDGHRLCNDLMNCVHERAKIEKAYAQQLTDWSKRWKQLVEKGPQYGSLERAWMALMTEADKVSELHQEVKNGLLSEDFEKIKNWQKDSYHKQMMGGFKETKEAEDGFRKAQKPWAKKLKEVETAKKVYHLACKEEKLAAVREANSKAEASVTPDQQKKLQDKVDRCKQDVQKAKEKYEKALDELSKSTPQYIESMEQVFDPCQQFEEKRLSFLKEVLLDIKRHLNLTENQSYEAVYRELEQTVRIADAQEDLKWFNNYHGPAMPMNWPQFEEYNPDLTHTITKREKVKKPNEGVTLTSVTSGVEQVVQAGDRGSVSSYDRSQVFSAEWSDEDTPNTGSETNGGANPFEEETAAPAGKGVRVRALYDYDGQEQDELSFKAGDELLKLGEEDEQGWCKGRLGNGQDGLFPANYVESI, via the exons ATGTCCGGCTCCTACGATGAGTGCGCAGGCTTTGATGAAGCCACGGACAGCTTCTGGGAG GTGGGTAACTACAAGCGAGCAGTGAAGCGGATTGACGATGGCCACAGGCTCTGTAACGACCTCATGAACTGTGTCCACGAGCGAGCCAAGATTGAGAAGGCGTACGCACAGCAGCTCACCGACTGGTCCAAGCGATGGAAACAGCTCGTCGAGAAAG GTCCTCAGTACGGCTCTCTGGAGCGCGCCTGGATGGCTTTGATGACGGAAGCTGATAAGGTGAGCGAGCTGCACCAGGAGGTGAAGAACGGGCTCCTCTCGGAAGACTTCGAGAAGATCAAGAACTGGCAGAAGGACTCCTACCACAAGCAGATGATGGGCGGCTTCAAGGAGACCAAAGAGGCAGAGGACGGCTTCAGGAAAGCCCAGAAACCCTGGGCCAAGAAACTCAAAGAG GTGGAGACTGCCAAGAAGGTGTACCACCTGGCCTGCAAGGAGGAGAAGCTGGCAGCCGTGCGGGAGGCCAACAGCAAGGCAGAGGCCTCCGTCACGCCCGACCAGCAGAAGAAGCTGCAGGACAAGGTGGACAGGTGCAAGCAGGACGTGCAGAAG GCAAAGGAGAAGTATGAGAAGGCTCTGGATGAGCTGAGCAAGAGCACCCCTCAGTACATAGAGAGCATGGAGCAGGTATTTGACCCATGCCAGCAGTTTGAGGAGAAGCGACTCAGCTTCCTCAAGGAGGTCCTGCTGGACATCAAGAGACACCTGAACCTCACTGAGAACCAGAG CTATGAAGCGGTGTACAGAGAGCTGGAGCAGACGGTCCGCATTGCTGATGCGCAGGAAGATCTCAAGTGGTTTAATAACTATCACGGCCCTGCTATGCCCATGAACTGGCCACAGTTCGAG GAGTACAACCCTGACCTGACCCACACCATCACTAAACGAGAGAAGGTGAAGAAGCCCAACGAAGGAGTCACTCTGACCAGCGTCACCTCTGGGGTAGAGCAGGTGGTGCAGGCTGGGGACCGGGGCAG tgTGAGCAGCTACGACAGGAGCCAGGTGTTTTCAGCAGAGTGGTCTGACGAGGACACCCCCAACACAGGCAGCGAGACCAATGGAGGAGCTAACCCCTTCGAGGAGGAGACAGCGGCCCCTGCTGGCAAGGGTGTGCGTGTGCGGGCACTGTACGACTACGATGGGCAGGAGCAGGACGAGCTCAGCTTCAAAGCCG GAGACGAGCTGCTGAAGCTGGGGGAGGAGGACGAGCAGGGCTGGTGTAAGGGTCGCCTCGGCAACGGCCAGGACGGCTTGTTCCCGGCCAATTACGTGGAATCCATCTAG